In Longibacter salinarum, a single window of DNA contains:
- a CDS encoding sigma 54-interacting transcriptional regulator has product MRYAQTIAMAVDLLADGRAEDVARMLEPLLEPLDDAAEADDGIVRLHCLAACIDIAHVGRPERAMKRLEAFERADNREAYSMTARADLALWLGWAHIFRDTTPDEEARALSLLDEALSLYTQHHNVRGRCWARLGQARAYFALDEYNLMRRALDEAASLLEKANDTLAARWLHDLRVPALRFEGRYDDARHHLDQLADIGEEQGNRRIQGHAAAQRAALAYDLGAHPEHVIERAEQAQRLLSSPSAVSRYPLLAAYHAHVGALLRSQRLSDAERVIDRASTFAAEYPVGRAHLQTLRARIALRRNDTEAAEEFLQSLFEQAHQLPHGLHRSHVALLRAELLTRDGQHEDADAWVQRALRNARETGHRGHQLRSLCTRATLLVHCDRPEEARSVMESTSAYSDYDTVLPYVVLRASAEGDVARALGQFSDARVAYSVARSAASVIEDDAATDDLSNRLKQFESASSELSGSPPNEASGLVPPYVASADDDTSGSFEEVIGALLSHASRSVPLVAETWIQTVKPLFPSTWIGIYRRTASGRLERLHATGSDPDALPGPAAVAGQERTSPDIEQSDARTNGHAEDIMWLPLVGATPTQCFFGIRSSGPDDPDGDALQRIRPWLPVLGLALERAQQHQVRARRNALQGSSTRIPVDGFVAESPAMQAVAQQLRRIEASHSPVLVTGERGAGMLHVARAVHATSERAGEPCTVVRCSNMQRAPLDAQLFGAMRGDTLEPGAFQAADGGTVILHDVDSLPESVQDQLIEAIETGDVVPKGATTPTPVDVRVVATSSTNLRTAIRDGQFREDLYLHLNVIPIRVPPLRDRREDIPLLVRYYVDELRPDGTPPVSITSQAINTLIQYDWPGNMRQLRNEIERTLLLVHSEPAPLIDDDLLAKPIRDAADEASVSQPTPASESRGDGHLPSIETVLQPDTSLSDVLAATESAVIKRVLATCDGQITASADVLGLTRQGLYKKMKRLNIDAAAFQPSTASA; this is encoded by the coding sequence ATGCGCTACGCCCAGACCATTGCTATGGCGGTCGACCTGCTTGCCGACGGGCGAGCAGAGGACGTAGCCCGTATGCTGGAGCCATTGCTGGAACCGTTAGACGATGCGGCGGAGGCGGATGACGGAATCGTTCGTCTTCACTGCCTCGCTGCGTGCATCGACATCGCTCATGTCGGCCGTCCGGAGAGAGCGATGAAGCGACTGGAGGCCTTTGAACGCGCCGACAACCGTGAGGCATATAGCATGACCGCGCGGGCTGATCTAGCTCTCTGGCTCGGCTGGGCTCACATCTTCCGGGACACCACGCCGGATGAGGAAGCACGAGCACTCTCGCTCCTAGACGAAGCCCTTTCGCTGTATACACAGCACCACAACGTCCGCGGACGCTGCTGGGCCCGGCTAGGACAGGCGCGTGCATACTTTGCGCTCGACGAATACAACCTGATGCGCCGGGCGCTCGACGAGGCGGCGTCTCTACTGGAGAAGGCAAACGATACGCTCGCCGCCCGGTGGCTCCACGATCTGCGCGTTCCCGCCCTTCGCTTTGAGGGGCGGTATGACGACGCCCGTCATCACCTCGACCAGCTCGCTGACATCGGAGAAGAACAGGGCAATCGACGCATTCAGGGACATGCCGCCGCCCAGCGCGCGGCTCTCGCATATGACCTCGGCGCGCACCCGGAGCACGTCATCGAACGTGCTGAACAGGCTCAACGCCTCTTGTCGAGCCCGTCGGCGGTCTCGAGGTACCCCCTTCTCGCGGCCTACCATGCCCATGTCGGAGCGCTCTTGCGATCGCAGCGACTCTCCGACGCAGAACGTGTGATTGACCGCGCCAGCACGTTCGCCGCGGAGTACCCGGTGGGCCGAGCACACCTGCAAACCCTGCGTGCACGCATTGCTTTGCGACGGAACGATACGGAGGCAGCAGAGGAATTCCTGCAGAGCCTATTCGAACAGGCTCATCAGCTTCCACATGGGCTCCACCGTTCTCACGTCGCTCTCCTCCGCGCCGAGCTCTTGACTCGCGACGGTCAGCACGAAGACGCGGATGCGTGGGTGCAACGCGCACTCCGAAATGCACGCGAGACGGGGCACCGTGGCCACCAGTTGCGAAGCCTCTGCACACGTGCAACCCTCCTTGTCCACTGCGATCGGCCAGAGGAGGCCCGCAGCGTAATGGAGTCGACATCTGCCTACAGCGATTACGACACCGTTCTACCGTACGTCGTCCTCCGCGCCTCGGCAGAAGGGGACGTTGCACGCGCCCTCGGTCAGTTTAGCGATGCCCGCGTTGCATACAGCGTCGCGCGCTCGGCGGCCTCCGTCATCGAAGACGATGCAGCGACCGACGATCTCTCGAACCGGCTGAAGCAGTTTGAGTCCGCGTCGTCTGAACTCAGCGGCTCCCCACCCAACGAGGCTAGCGGACTCGTCCCACCCTACGTCGCTTCAGCCGACGACGATACCAGCGGTTCGTTCGAGGAAGTGATCGGTGCCCTCCTCTCCCATGCCTCTCGGTCCGTCCCGCTCGTGGCCGAGACGTGGATTCAGACCGTAAAGCCGCTCTTCCCCTCGACCTGGATCGGTATCTACCGGCGCACGGCGTCCGGCCGACTCGAACGGCTGCATGCGACCGGGTCGGACCCCGATGCTCTGCCGGGTCCGGCAGCCGTCGCCGGTCAGGAGCGGACAAGCCCTGATATCGAACAGTCGGATGCTCGTACGAACGGACACGCCGAGGACATCATGTGGCTGCCGCTCGTCGGGGCTACACCTACTCAGTGTTTCTTCGGGATTCGGTCGAGCGGTCCAGATGACCCGGATGGAGATGCGCTCCAACGCATCCGTCCGTGGCTGCCCGTCCTCGGCCTGGCCCTTGAGCGTGCGCAGCAGCATCAGGTACGCGCACGACGCAACGCGCTCCAGGGGTCATCGACACGCATTCCCGTGGACGGCTTTGTGGCCGAGAGCCCAGCCATGCAGGCGGTCGCGCAGCAACTCCGCCGCATCGAAGCCAGCCACAGCCCAGTGCTCGTAACAGGCGAACGCGGTGCCGGCATGCTCCACGTGGCCAGAGCTGTTCACGCGACAAGCGAACGGGCGGGCGAACCGTGTACCGTTGTTCGGTGCTCGAACATGCAGCGGGCCCCCCTTGACGCGCAGCTCTTCGGCGCTATGCGCGGCGACACACTTGAGCCCGGCGCATTCCAGGCGGCAGACGGAGGAACGGTTATTTTGCACGACGTGGACAGCCTCCCGGAGTCCGTACAGGATCAATTGATCGAGGCGATTGAAACGGGCGATGTCGTTCCGAAAGGAGCGACGACGCCAACCCCGGTCGATGTACGCGTGGTTGCGACCTCCTCCACCAATCTCCGGACCGCAATCCGCGACGGCCAATTCCGGGAAGACCTGTACTTGCACCTTAACGTCATTCCCATTCGCGTTCCGCCGCTGCGGGATCGTCGCGAGGACATTCCGCTCCTTGTGCGCTACTACGTTGATGAGCTACGACCCGACGGTACGCCGCCCGTCTCGATCACGAGCCAGGCGATCAACACTCTCATTCAGTACGATTGGCCTGGCAACATGCGCCAACTGCGCAACGAAATCGAGCGGACGCTTCTGCTGGTGCATTCCGAGCCCGCGCCCCTCATTGATGACGATCTCCTTGCCAAACCCATCCGGGACGCAGCAGACGAGGCGTCGGTTTCGCAGCCCACACCGGCATCTGAATCGCGCGGTGACGGACATCTACCCTCAATCGAAACCGTCCTTCAACCGGACACCTCATTGAGCGATGTGCTGGCTGCCACGGAGTCTGCAGTCATCAAGCGAGTGCTCGCCACGTGCGATGGTCAGATCACCGCGTCCGCCGATGTGCTCGGCCTGACCCGTCAGGGCCTCTACAAGAAAATGAAGCGTCTCAACATCGACGCTGCCGCTTTTCAACCTTCCACCGCTTCGGCCTGA
- a CDS encoding DUF59 domain-containing protein, with protein sequence MSNMVPPDTSDEAPDRSDENRELERPEIIPAHIQPEPESDLKRRIVENVKEIYDPEIPVNVYDLGLVFNIDVHEDNHVDVLMTLTAPNCPAAGILPGQVEDAVRMTEGVESVYLELTFDPPFTPDMMSEEAQLELGFM encoded by the coding sequence ATGTCTAACATGGTCCCGCCCGACACCAGCGACGAAGCGCCCGACCGCTCCGACGAAAATCGCGAGCTCGAGCGTCCGGAGATCATCCCAGCCCACATACAGCCGGAGCCCGAAAGCGACCTCAAGCGCCGCATTGTGGAGAACGTCAAGGAGATCTACGATCCTGAGATTCCAGTCAACGTCTATGATCTCGGCCTCGTCTTCAACATCGATGTACACGAGGACAATCATGTCGACGTGCTAATGACACTCACGGCACCCAACTGCCCCGCTGCAGGCATTCTGCCCGGCCAAGTCGAGGATGCCGTACGCATGACAGAGGGCGTCGAAAGCGTCTATCTGGAACTCACGTTCGACCCGCCTTTCACTCCCGACATGATGTCTGAGGAAGCACAGCTGGAGCTTGGGTTTATGTAA
- a CDS encoding SufE family protein, producing MPTTAVDDRAQEIVDEFAFFPDWMSRYQYLIEMGDEIPLIDEAYKTDEYRIHGCQSKVWIRTDYDESQNVLTFKGDSNAKITKGLAALIIRVLDKQPPAVVENATFDFLDEIGMREHLSSQRNNGLAAMIEQMKTRASRYS from the coding sequence ATGCCCACCACTGCTGTCGATGACCGCGCCCAGGAGATTGTAGATGAGTTCGCGTTCTTCCCCGACTGGATGAGCCGGTATCAATACCTCATCGAGATGGGCGACGAGATTCCTCTGATCGATGAGGCGTACAAAACGGACGAGTACCGGATTCACGGCTGCCAGTCGAAGGTCTGGATCCGCACCGACTACGACGAGAGCCAGAACGTCCTCACGTTTAAAGGCGACTCGAACGCGAAAATTACGAAAGGGCTCGCTGCGCTGATCATCCGCGTGCTCGATAAGCAGCCCCCGGCCGTGGTCGAGAACGCGACGTTCGACTTTCTCGACGAGATCGGCATGCGTGAGCACCTGTCGTCGCAGCGAAACAACGGCCTCGCAGCCATGATCGAGCAAATGAAAACGCGCGCCTCGCGCTATTCCTAA
- a CDS encoding cysteine desulfurase, with protein sequence MPTTASKTRTFDVEQVRRDFPALHQDVYDDTPLVYLDNAATSQKPQVVIDRLSTYYEQENSNVHRGVHRLSQNATDAYEDAREAIRDYINAPTDEQVIFTRGTTESINLVANTFGKRLKAGDEVVITEMEHHANIVPWQMLRNDIGIELRVVPISDEGVLNLDALRNALTEKTKLVSVVHISNALGTINPVKEIVDLAHERDIPVLVDGAQSVPHGPVDVQDIGADFFCFSGHKMCGPTGIGVLYGRHDMLTSLPPYHGGGDMIDEVSFEKTTYADLPHKLEAGTPNIADAIGLASAARYISDLDTDGMTRHEHDLLDYATEQVSMIPGLSIVGTAPEKASVVSMAFDDLHPYDVGTILDRLGVAVRTGHHCTQPLMKRLGLPGTLRASFAFYNTRDDVDALAEALDTAATMLR encoded by the coding sequence ATGCCGACCACCGCCTCCAAGACCCGTACGTTCGACGTGGAGCAGGTCCGGCGCGACTTCCCGGCACTGCACCAGGATGTGTATGACGACACCCCGCTCGTCTACCTCGACAACGCGGCGACGTCGCAGAAGCCTCAGGTTGTAATCGACCGGCTGAGCACGTACTACGAGCAGGAAAATAGCAACGTGCATCGCGGTGTACACCGGCTCAGCCAGAACGCGACCGATGCGTACGAGGATGCGCGCGAGGCCATTCGGGACTACATCAACGCCCCGACGGACGAGCAGGTGATCTTCACGCGGGGAACGACGGAGTCGATCAACCTCGTCGCCAACACCTTTGGGAAGCGACTCAAAGCTGGCGACGAAGTGGTGATCACAGAAATGGAGCACCACGCCAACATCGTTCCGTGGCAAATGCTTCGAAACGATATTGGCATCGAACTGAGGGTGGTGCCGATATCCGATGAGGGTGTACTGAACCTGGACGCCCTCCGAAATGCTCTGACGGAGAAAACGAAGCTCGTCTCCGTCGTCCACATTTCCAACGCGCTCGGCACCATTAACCCTGTGAAAGAGATCGTGGATCTCGCCCACGAGCGCGATATTCCTGTCCTGGTGGACGGGGCGCAGTCCGTCCCGCATGGTCCCGTGGACGTCCAGGACATCGGCGCCGACTTCTTCTGCTTCTCCGGCCACAAGATGTGCGGCCCGACGGGAATCGGCGTGCTGTACGGACGCCATGACATGTTGACCTCCCTCCCACCGTATCACGGAGGCGGAGACATGATCGACGAGGTCTCGTTCGAGAAAACCACATATGCCGATCTTCCGCACAAACTGGAAGCCGGCACACCGAATATCGCGGACGCGATTGGACTGGCTTCAGCGGCCCGGTATATCTCGGACCTTGACACCGACGGGATGACCCGTCACGAGCACGACCTGCTGGACTACGCGACCGAGCAGGTGTCCATGATCCCCGGGCTCAGCATTGTCGGAACGGCGCCGGAGAAGGCATCCGTCGTCTCGATGGCATTCGACGATCTCCACCCGTACGACGTGGGGACGATCCTCGACCGCCTCGGCGTTGCCGTTCGAACCGGACACCATTGCACGCAACCGCTCATGAAGCGTCTCGGCCTCCCGGGCACGCTGCGTGCTTCCTTCGCCTTCTACAACACGCGCGACGACGTGGATGCGCTTGCCGAAGCTCTTGATACAGCAGCCACGATGTTGCGCTAA
- the sufD gene encoding Fe-S cluster assembly protein SufD — translation MPTTLDTSAPAKDRFLSAFEMSSGQALNGKNASISSHREAAIERFAELGVPTNKLEAWKYTDISKIVDREYTLPLSMNVPDVDPSDLNDVLIDDLDAHRIVLVNGRVHEGLSDIGTLPDGVVVSSLADAGANHPDIVEAHYGEYADFEDEALTALNTAFVQDGLFVYVPSGTIVEKPIYAVHLTVADDDVMIQPRHLFVVEDGGIATIIEMQHTLTDARVFTNTVREAYVGARGNLDHYIGQVESDASSQVQTTAAYHEDNSVFSTNTITLSGEVVRNNLTITPDGEFCESNLYGLYLGKDSMHVDNQTLVDHVHADCVSNELYKNVLNDASKGVFNGKVFVRPDSQRINAYQSNKSIVLSNEANMYTKPELEIYADDVQCSHGATSGQLDEEGIFYLRSRGLSEKRARILMLQAFAQDIVDEIRVDALREHMTERVQERFASYFDRS, via the coding sequence ATGCCTACAACTCTTGACACAAGCGCCCCGGCCAAGGACCGCTTTCTCTCGGCTTTCGAGATGAGCAGTGGCCAGGCGCTGAATGGAAAAAACGCCTCGATTTCGAGCCACCGCGAGGCGGCCATCGAGCGGTTTGCCGAACTGGGCGTTCCAACCAACAAGCTGGAAGCCTGGAAGTACACTGACATCTCGAAAATCGTCGACCGGGAGTACACGCTCCCGCTGTCGATGAATGTCCCGGACGTCGACCCGTCTGACCTGAACGACGTGCTCATCGACGACCTCGATGCGCACCGGATCGTGCTCGTCAACGGCCGCGTCCACGAGGGCCTTTCGGATATCGGCACCCTGCCCGACGGCGTCGTAGTATCGAGCCTCGCCGATGCGGGCGCCAACCACCCGGACATTGTCGAAGCGCATTACGGCGAATACGCCGACTTCGAAGACGAAGCGTTAACCGCGCTCAACACCGCCTTTGTGCAGGATGGCCTGTTCGTCTATGTGCCAAGCGGGACGATTGTCGAGAAGCCAATCTACGCCGTCCACCTGACGGTCGCAGACGATGACGTGATGATCCAGCCACGCCACTTATTCGTGGTGGAAGATGGCGGAATCGCGACCATCATCGAGATGCAGCACACCCTCACCGACGCCCGCGTGTTCACGAACACAGTGCGCGAAGCATACGTCGGTGCCCGCGGCAACCTGGACCACTACATCGGCCAGGTCGAAAGCGATGCGTCGTCGCAGGTCCAGACGACCGCCGCGTACCACGAGGACAACAGTGTGTTCTCGACAAACACGATTACGCTCTCTGGCGAGGTCGTCCGCAACAACCTCACCATCACCCCGGATGGCGAGTTCTGCGAGTCGAACCTGTACGGGCTGTACCTCGGCAAAGACAGCATGCACGTCGACAATCAGACGCTCGTCGATCACGTGCACGCCGACTGCGTGAGCAACGAGCTCTACAAGAACGTCCTCAACGATGCATCGAAGGGCGTCTTCAACGGCAAAGTGTTCGTCCGCCCAGACTCGCAGCGGATCAACGCCTACCAGTCGAACAAGAGCATCGTGCTCTCGAACGAGGCGAACATGTACACGAAGCCGGAGCTGGAGATTTATGCGGATGACGTGCAGTGCTCGCACGGTGCGACCTCCGGCCAGCTCGACGAGGAAGGCATCTTTTACCTTCGCTCGCGCGGCCTCTCGGAGAAGCGCGCGCGCATCCTGATGCTGCAGGCGTTCGCGCAGGACATTGTCGATGAGATTCGTGTCGACGCCCTCCGTGAGCACATGACGGAGCGCGTACAGGAGCGCTTCGCCAGCTACTTCGATCGCAGCTAA
- the sufC gene encoding Fe-S cluster assembly ATPase SufC produces MALLEVKNLHVSVEDEDVEILKGVNLTLDTGEVHAIMGPNGSGKSTLASVLAGREEYEVTEGEILYDGEDLLELEPEERAEKGVFLAFQYPVELPGVSMTNFLREAVNAVREARGEEELGAGDFLKLVRERAKLVDLSADLTKRAVNEGFSGGEKKRNEIFQLAMLEPRLAILDETDSGLDIDALRQVSEGVNKLRSDDRGFLVITHYQRLLDYIVPDHVHVMVDGRIVRSGDKELAKELEDKGYEWIREEATAAA; encoded by the coding sequence ATGGCACTCCTCGAAGTCAAGAACCTCCACGTCAGCGTCGAAGATGAAGACGTTGAGATCCTCAAAGGCGTGAACCTCACGCTCGACACCGGCGAAGTCCACGCCATCATGGGGCCGAACGGCTCCGGCAAAAGCACGCTCGCATCCGTCCTGGCCGGTCGCGAAGAATACGAAGTCACGGAAGGAGAAATCCTCTACGACGGCGAAGACCTGCTCGAACTCGAGCCGGAAGAGCGCGCCGAAAAAGGCGTCTTTCTCGCCTTTCAGTACCCCGTTGAGTTGCCGGGCGTCAGCATGACCAACTTCCTTCGTGAAGCGGTCAACGCTGTCCGCGAAGCACGGGGTGAAGAAGAACTTGGCGCCGGCGACTTCCTGAAGCTCGTCCGCGAGCGCGCCAAGCTCGTCGACCTGAGCGCTGACCTTACGAAGCGCGCGGTCAACGAAGGCTTCTCCGGCGGTGAGAAGAAGCGCAACGAAATTTTCCAGCTCGCCATGCTGGAGCCGCGCCTCGCCATTCTCGATGAGACGGACTCGGGCCTCGATATTGACGCGCTGCGCCAGGTCTCAGAGGGCGTCAACAAGCTACGTAGCGACGACCGAGGCTTCCTCGTCATCACGCACTACCAGCGCCTCCTCGACTACATCGTGCCGGATCACGTGCACGTGATGGTCGATGGTCGCATCGTGCGGTCCGGCGACAAAGAGCTGGCGAAGGAGCTGGAAGACAAAGGCTACGAGTGGATCCGTGAGGAGGCAACGGCCGCCGCGTAA
- the sufB gene encoding Fe-S cluster assembly protein SufB, with protein MSQSETEYLEGVASQEYEHGWYTEVESGKAPKGLNEDIVRYISERKEEPEWLLEWRLKAFRYFKTLMEDEDSYPEWAHLKYVKPDLQDISYFSAPKDKAQYDSLDEVPDELLETFERLGIPLQEQKQLTGVAVDAVMDSVSVATTFKEKLKEKGVLFMSFGEAARKHPEIVREHLGSVVPYTDNYFAALNSAVFSDGSFVYVPEGVRCPMELSTYFRINEGGTGQFERTLIVAEKGSYVSYLEGCTAPMRKENQLHAACVELVAHEDAEIKYSTIQNWYPGNPETGEGGVYNLVTKRGICKGDRAKISWTQLETGSAVTQKYPSVILKGDDSVGEFYSVAFTKGHQQADTGTKMVHLGKNTKSTIISKGISAGKAQNSYRGLVKIGKNAENARNFSQCDSLLIGDQCGAHTFPYIEIGNPSAQVEHEATTSKVGEDQMFYCHQRGLGEEEALKLIVNGFCKEILAELPMEFAVEAKELLAIELEGSVG; from the coding sequence ATGAGCCAGTCTGAAACCGAATACCTAGAGGGGGTAGCCAGCCAGGAGTACGAGCACGGCTGGTACACCGAAGTTGAGTCTGGAAAAGCTCCGAAGGGGCTAAACGAAGACATCGTTCGGTACATCTCCGAGCGAAAAGAAGAGCCCGAGTGGCTGCTTGAGTGGCGCCTGAAGGCCTTCCGGTACTTCAAGACGCTGATGGAGGACGAGGACAGCTACCCGGAATGGGCGCACCTCAAGTACGTAAAGCCGGACCTTCAGGACATCAGCTACTTTTCTGCGCCGAAAGACAAGGCCCAGTACGACAGTCTGGATGAAGTACCGGACGAGTTGCTCGAGACGTTCGAGCGTCTCGGTATTCCGCTTCAGGAGCAGAAGCAGCTCACGGGCGTCGCCGTGGATGCCGTGATGGATAGTGTGTCCGTCGCAACCACCTTCAAGGAGAAGCTCAAGGAGAAGGGCGTGCTCTTCATGTCCTTCGGCGAAGCCGCCCGGAAGCATCCCGAAATCGTGCGCGAGCATCTCGGCTCCGTGGTTCCGTACACGGACAACTACTTCGCCGCTCTCAACTCGGCCGTCTTCTCGGATGGCTCATTCGTCTACGTACCGGAGGGCGTACGCTGCCCGATGGAGCTCTCGACCTACTTCCGGATCAACGAGGGAGGCACGGGACAGTTTGAGCGCACGCTGATCGTGGCGGAGAAGGGCTCGTACGTGAGCTACCTCGAGGGCTGCACCGCACCGATGCGGAAGGAGAATCAGCTCCACGCGGCCTGCGTCGAGCTCGTCGCACATGAGGATGCCGAGATCAAGTACTCGACGATCCAGAACTGGTACCCGGGCAACCCGGAGACCGGTGAAGGCGGCGTCTACAACCTGGTGACGAAGCGCGGCATCTGCAAAGGCGATCGCGCGAAGATCAGCTGGACGCAGCTCGAAACCGGCTCGGCGGTCACGCAGAAGTACCCGTCGGTTATTCTCAAGGGAGATGACTCCGTCGGCGAATTCTACTCCGTGGCCTTCACGAAGGGGCACCAGCAGGCCGACACGGGGACGAAGATGGTCCACCTCGGCAAGAACACGAAGTCGACGATTATCTCGAAAGGGATCTCGGCCGGCAAGGCGCAGAACAGCTACCGCGGCCTCGTTAAGATCGGCAAGAACGCGGAGAACGCCCGCAACTTCTCCCAGTGCGACTCGCTCCTGATCGGCGATCAGTGCGGAGCGCACACGTTCCCGTACATCGAGATCGGCAACCCGTCGGCGCAAGTCGAGCACGAGGCGACGACATCGAAGGTCGGCGAGGACCAGATGTTCTACTGCCATCAGCGCGGCCTCGGCGAAGAAGAGGCGCTGAAGCTGATCGTGAACGGCTTCTGCAAAGAAATCCTTGCTGAGCTCCCGATGGAATTTGCCGTCGAGGCGAAAGAACTGCTCGCGATCGAGCTCGAAGGCTCGGTTGGATAA
- a CDS encoding HesB/IscA family protein, whose protein sequence is MDISITQEALSQLRTVASAESVDLDDTLLRIAVVPGGCSGLTYDLGWDTTVQDEDQLTEIGGLRVVLDAKSALYLDGSELHFTDGLQGDGFHFSNPQATRSCACGESFGM, encoded by the coding sequence ATGGACATTTCTATCACGCAAGAGGCGCTGTCGCAACTTCGAACCGTCGCCTCCGCGGAGTCTGTTGACCTCGATGATACCCTGCTCCGAATCGCCGTCGTACCAGGTGGTTGCTCCGGGCTTACATACGATCTCGGCTGGGACACGACGGTGCAGGACGAAGACCAACTTACAGAGATCGGCGGGCTCCGCGTCGTCCTCGACGCAAAGAGTGCGCTCTATCTCGACGGGTCTGAACTACACTTCACCGATGGACTCCAGGGGGATGGTTTTCACTTCTCGAATCCACAAGCAACCCGCTCTTGCGCCTGCGGTGAGTCCTTCGGCATGTAG